The following coding sequences are from one Haloplasma contractile SSD-17B window:
- a CDS encoding aldo/keto reductase, whose protein sequence is MNKRAYGTTGKYVSEVSLGAWQLGNTEDWSSNLTEAEAIHLVHKALELGVNFFDTSPNYGLGKSETILGKALSGKRESVIINTKVGHQVNGELDFGIEQMKRSIEGSLTRLQTDYLDSVLLHNPPESILEGKTGHFEALEELKKEGKINAYGASVDRSQDMITLMNNTDSDIIETMFNIFHQETREAFSEASKKNIGIIVKVPLDSGWLTGKYNESSQFDDIRSRWNKDIIKRRFDVLRKVKEIAGVEDDSLVRTALAFILAHKEVTTIIPGAKNIKQLTENVASADYKLSNKVMTELITLWKTELKNDPLPW, encoded by the coding sequence ATGAATAAAAGAGCATATGGAACAACTGGTAAATATGTGTCTGAGGTTTCACTTGGAGCTTGGCAATTAGGAAATACTGAAGATTGGTCATCTAATTTAACAGAGGCTGAAGCCATACATCTTGTACATAAGGCGTTAGAATTAGGTGTCAACTTTTTTGATACCTCACCGAATTATGGATTAGGAAAAAGTGAGACAATACTTGGTAAAGCTTTAAGTGGAAAAAGGGAATCAGTCATCATTAATACAAAGGTTGGACATCAGGTAAATGGCGAACTTGATTTTGGTATCGAGCAAATGAAACGTTCAATTGAAGGAAGTCTTACGAGACTTCAGACAGATTATCTTGATTCTGTACTGCTACATAATCCACCTGAGTCTATACTTGAAGGAAAAACGGGTCATTTTGAAGCCTTAGAGGAACTTAAAAAAGAAGGTAAAATTAATGCATATGGTGCTTCAGTTGACCGAAGTCAAGATATGATAACATTAATGAATAATACAGACAGTGATATTATTGAAACTATGTTTAATATATTCCATCAAGAAACTCGAGAAGCATTTTCTGAGGCATCTAAAAAAAATATAGGAATCATTGTGAAAGTACCACTAGATTCAGGGTGGTTAACAGGAAAGTATAACGAATCGTCACAATTTGATGACATTCGTAGCCGCTGGAATAAGGATATAATCAAACGCCGATTTGATGTTCTCAGAAAAGTAAAAGAGATTGCTGGTGTAGAAGATGACTCATTAGTTAGAACAGCTTTAGCTTTTATATTAGCTCATAAGGAAGTAACAACTATTATACCTGGTGCTAAAAATATAAAACAACTTACTGAGAATGTAGCATCAGCTGATTATAAATTATCAAACAAAGTAATGACTGAATTAATAACGTTATGGAAAACTGAGTTAAAGAATGACCCATTACCGTGGTAA
- a CDS encoding type II toxin-antitoxin system PemK/MazF family toxin produces the protein MNTYVPGDIVYCHYFSFDDQDRKGYFLVLYNEALDNMHERTNNFTAIKITSKATLVDTYCQPLKQVVVPVLKTDSYALCSKVHTFDKSQVINYVGRVSEDVMKNVYKKVSRFLSEVNRQVLTYI, from the coding sequence ATGAATACATATGTCCCAGGAGATATTGTGTATTGTCACTATTTTTCTTTTGATGACCAAGATCGAAAAGGTTATTTTTTAGTTCTATATAATGAAGCATTAGACAATATGCATGAGAGAACGAATAACTTTACCGCCATTAAAATTACAAGTAAAGCAACGCTTGTAGATACGTATTGTCAACCACTTAAGCAAGTAGTTGTTCCTGTTCTTAAAACAGATAGCTATGCGCTATGTAGTAAAGTCCATACGTTTGACAAATCACAAGTTATTAACTATGTAGGTAGAGTATCAGAAGATGTAATGAAAAATGTCTATAAGAAGGTTAGCCGTTTTTTAAGTGAAGTTAATCGACAAGTACTAACTTACATCTAA
- a CDS encoding flavodoxin family protein, which translates to MILILNGSPNKYGNTKKVMNEVIKDIDEEVIEINAYEDKIAPCIDCKFCSHKSGCSIKDRGLDLYELIEKADKLIVASPLYFATLSGELVKLLSRFQTYYAGKYVRKIVNPSFKKAVLIVTAGGNWPTMFVGVQETFKVLSYIFYFEDNKKELLIPNCDERSPIQDESVLEEMKQLRAFLID; encoded by the coding sequence ATGATTTTAATTTTAAATGGTTCTCCAAATAAATACGGGAATACAAAAAAAGTAATGAATGAAGTTATAAAGGATATTGATGAAGAAGTAATAGAAATAAACGCTTATGAAGACAAAATTGCACCTTGTATTGATTGTAAGTTTTGCTCTCATAAAAGTGGTTGCTCGATAAAAGATCGAGGGCTAGATTTATATGAACTCATAGAAAAAGCAGATAAGTTAATTGTTGCTTCCCCTCTGTACTTTGCTACGTTATCTGGAGAATTAGTGAAACTGCTTAGTCGATTTCAAACGTATTATGCCGGAAAGTACGTCAGAAAGATTGTGAATCCTAGTTTTAAAAAAGCAGTACTTATAGTAACAGCAGGTGGTAATTGGCCTACTATGTTTGTAGGAGTACAAGAAACGTTTAAAGTACTAAGCTATATATTTTATTTTGAAGACAATAAAAAAGAGTTGCTAATTCCCAATTGTGATGAGCGTTCTCCGATCCAAGATGAATCCGTTCTGGAGGAAATGAAGCAATTACGAGCGTTTTTGATTGATTAA
- a CDS encoding spore germination protein, with product MLDFLKPNKENNIVEENTQNLKRNLKEDIKILKQRFNVPTNVDFVGREIYNKQLQKKVFVCFLKGMVNTDQIMNHIIHPLIKDDTTIKDIKEHNLNVEDLIMGKNLKKISDIKKISESILKGYTIVIVDGEKQALSYETTRFEHRAIGKPVRENVIKGPQEAFVESIQMNKSLIRKQLRSENLVSESLDIGVRSTSSVTMMYVRDIVDPELIEETKKRINEINSESVQSIEILEQHLEDRSYSIVPSFLYTERPDVANAFLMEGHIILLMDSSSDCLVLPVTFWSIFHTAEDMYQRWPYGNFLRVIRMLAILFASLTPALYIAITQFHQEMMPPDLLLAITATRERVPFPALIEVLLMELSFEILREAGVRVPTPLGTTIGIIGALILGQAAVQANVVSPILVIIIALTGLSSYAIQDNSLNFMVRISRYGFLLLASIFGSFGIAIGITIAVSYLATFKSFGVPFFAPLSPHYKSSGDTEFRKPIWKQWLRPQHVFPKDDVRRQPVKRSGDEND from the coding sequence GTGTTAGATTTTCTAAAGCCAAACAAGGAGAATAACATAGTAGAAGAAAATACACAGAACTTAAAGAGAAATCTAAAAGAAGATATTAAGATACTAAAGCAACGATTTAATGTACCTACTAATGTTGATTTTGTAGGTCGTGAAATTTATAATAAACAACTTCAGAAAAAAGTCTTCGTTTGTTTTTTAAAGGGTATGGTGAATACAGATCAAATTATGAATCATATTATTCACCCTTTAATCAAAGACGATACTACGATTAAAGATATTAAAGAACATAACCTCAATGTAGAAGACCTGATTATGGGAAAAAATTTAAAGAAAATTAGCGATATAAAAAAAATAAGTGAGTCTATTTTAAAAGGATATACGATTGTAATTGTTGATGGTGAGAAACAGGCTTTATCATACGAGACTACACGTTTTGAACACAGAGCTATAGGAAAGCCAGTAAGAGAGAATGTAATTAAAGGTCCGCAGGAAGCGTTTGTAGAATCAATTCAAATGAATAAATCACTAATAAGGAAACAACTACGTAGTGAGAACTTAGTGTCAGAGAGTCTTGATATTGGCGTAAGGTCAACAAGTTCAGTCACTATGATGTATGTAAGGGATATAGTTGATCCAGAACTGATTGAAGAGACTAAAAAAAGAATAAATGAAATAAATTCAGAATCCGTTCAATCAATTGAAATTTTAGAACAACATCTTGAAGATCGTTCCTATTCAATCGTTCCCTCATTTTTATATACTGAACGACCAGATGTAGCAAATGCTTTTTTGATGGAAGGTCATATAATACTGCTAATGGATAGTTCTTCTGATTGCTTAGTATTACCTGTTACCTTTTGGTCAATATTTCATACTGCTGAAGATATGTATCAACGGTGGCCTTATGGAAACTTTCTTAGGGTAATTCGTATGCTTGCAATCCTTTTTGCTTCTTTAACTCCAGCTCTCTATATTGCTATTACTCAATTTCATCAAGAGATGATGCCTCCTGACTTACTGCTAGCAATTACCGCTACAAGGGAACGCGTACCGTTTCCCGCATTAATTGAAGTACTGTTGATGGAACTTTCCTTTGAAATACTACGAGAAGCCGGTGTAAGAGTACCAACACCACTTGGAACAACAATTGGTATTATAGGGGCATTAATTTTAGGGCAAGCAGCTGTTCAAGCTAATGTTGTAAGTCCAATATTAGTAATTATTATCGCTCTTACAGGCTTATCTTCTTACGCAATTCAGGACAATAGTTTAAATTTTATGGTACGAATTTCTAGATATGGATTTTTACTATTAGCAAGCATTTTTGGATCATTTGGAATTGCAATCGGAATTACAATTGCGGTAAGTTATTTGGCAACCTTTAAATCCTTTGGCGTACCATTTTTTGCACCACTATCACCACACTATAAATCATCAGGGGATACAGAGTTTAGAAAGCCAATTTGGAAACAATGGCTAAGACCACAGCATGTATTCCCAAAAGATGATGTTAGGCGACAACCAGTTAAAAGGAGTGGTGATGAAAATGATTAA
- a CDS encoding GerAB/ArcD/ProY family transporter: protein MIKKSNGKIGTRELSALIFIVIAIKGADSTPHGLFIDGLTATWMFPIIWLIVMALPFMALLKLLQHYKRKNIVQIIYHLTGKYFGFLLALILFFLQFMALILNSRGYVDIMVSRFYILTPMLVIYSALILSSYFVATRGYEGLARTSYLILPYLIIAMLLLPPLLWADFSPLFLHPVAGPGVKEIITGGVKHSSLIGEYMIFALFYPYTKDHKTFRNANIIGFVFGCILISLLLAEYIMLFDYVAVQKMLHPFSQLTRHTEIMMFINNLDALFLGVWIIVGIIRFALYLYGTAGFYGYTFKLKEFEPLILPFAILTIIIGFIPYNASMTSIVLRQNYLIEKSWLYFFFLPLLLWGIAKVKGEFKHERT from the coding sequence ATGATTAAAAAATCAAATGGAAAGATCGGAACACGAGAATTATCTGCATTAATTTTCATTGTCATTGCGATTAAAGGAGCAGATTCAACACCACATGGATTATTTATAGATGGCTTAACAGCTACTTGGATGTTTCCTATTATTTGGTTAATCGTTATGGCACTACCTTTTATGGCGTTATTAAAACTACTGCAGCATTACAAGAGAAAGAACATTGTTCAAATAATCTACCATTTAACAGGAAAGTATTTTGGATTTTTACTAGCGTTAATTTTATTTTTCTTACAATTTATGGCGCTTATATTAAATAGTAGAGGCTATGTAGATATTATGGTTTCACGTTTTTACATCCTAACCCCTATGTTAGTGATTTATAGTGCGTTAATCTTATCAAGTTACTTTGTAGCAACAAGAGGATATGAGGGGTTAGCGCGTACGAGCTATTTAATCCTCCCATATTTAATAATTGCAATGTTATTATTGCCCCCTTTATTATGGGCAGACTTTTCCCCTTTGTTTTTACACCCAGTTGCAGGACCTGGTGTAAAAGAAATAATTACAGGTGGTGTTAAACACAGCTCATTGATTGGTGAATACATGATTTTTGCATTATTTTATCCTTATACTAAAGACCATAAGACATTCCGAAATGCCAATATTATTGGTTTTGTATTTGGTTGTATATTAATATCTTTATTATTGGCTGAGTATATTATGTTATTTGACTATGTAGCAGTACAAAAAATGCTTCACCCTTTTTCACAACTTACGAGGCACACTGAAATTATGATGTTTATTAACAACTTAGATGCTTTGTTTTTAGGGGTGTGGATTATAGTAGGAATCATTCGATTTGCGTTGTATCTTTATGGTACTGCAGGATTTTATGGATATACGTTTAAATTAAAAGAATTTGAACCACTGATTTTACCGTTTGCTATATTGACAATTATTATAGGGTTTATCCCGTATAACGCGAGTATGACTTCTATTGTCCTAAGACAAAACTATTTAATCGAGAAATCATGGTTATATTTCTTTTTCTTACCCTTACTATTATGGGGAATTGCGAAAGTTAAAGGAGAGTTTAAACATGAGAGGACTTAA
- a CDS encoding SagB/ThcOx family dehydrogenase, translating to MSKKIGTEFMKFTQYKYLDESDQSKGTPQPPCELPYDQNQDMIELPKPGTLNSRKVNLQQLIEDRQSLRKYSDKPLTLTELSYLLWNTQGVKKRITKDKPTGKVDVTFRTVPSAGARHPFETFLLINNVEGLNKGLYRYIATEHTLIEVNMDHHIADQITDACLSQRFIIESAVTFIWMADIDRTVWRYGERSYRYAHLDAGHVCQNLYLSAEMLDAGVCAIAAYDDDALNKLLGFNGENQFVIYIGTVGKK from the coding sequence ATGAGTAAGAAAATAGGAACAGAATTTATGAAATTTACGCAGTACAAGTATTTAGATGAGTCTGATCAATCGAAGGGAACCCCTCAACCGCCATGCGAATTACCATATGATCAAAATCAAGATATGATCGAACTACCAAAACCAGGCACACTAAATAGCAGGAAAGTTAATTTACAACAATTAATTGAGGATCGTCAAAGTTTACGTAAGTATTCAGATAAGCCTTTGACATTAACAGAACTATCTTATTTACTTTGGAATACTCAAGGTGTTAAAAAACGCATTACAAAGGACAAACCAACAGGAAAAGTGGATGTGACGTTTCGTACAGTGCCATCAGCAGGAGCGAGGCATCCTTTTGAGACATTTCTATTAATCAACAATGTAGAAGGATTAAATAAGGGATTATATCGCTATATAGCAACTGAACATACGTTAATCGAAGTTAACATGGATCATCATATTGCTGATCAAATTACAGACGCTTGCTTGTCTCAACGATTCATAATTGAAAGTGCAGTTACGTTTATATGGATGGCTGATATCGACCGTACCGTATGGCGTTATGGGGAACGTAGTTATCGTTATGCACATTTAGATGCAGGACATGTTTGTCAGAATTTATATTTAAGTGCAGAAATGCTTGATGCAGGCGTTTGTGCGATAGCTGCATACGATGATGATGCATTAAATAAACTATTAGGTTTTAATGGTGAGAACCAGTTTGTGATTTATATTGGAACTGTAGGGAAAAAATAG
- the zupT gene encoding zinc transporter ZupT produces MDLLGENVLFAFGLTLFAGLSTGIGSIIGLFAKQTNTKILSIALGFSAGVMIYVSMVEIFVKADDALTAELGDNGSWITVAAFFGGMLLIAIIDKFVPSSENPHEIRRVEDLESDQPEGTKTIDKSKLARMGMLTALAIGIHNFPEGLATFTSALKDPSLGIAIAVAIAIHNIPEGLAVSVPIYYATGDRMKAFFYSFLSGLSEPIGALIGFLILMPFFNDFIYGILFASVAGIMVFISLDELLPTAREYGEPHLSIYGLVSGMMVMAVSLLLFM; encoded by the coding sequence ATGGACTTATTAGGTGAAAATGTATTATTCGCATTTGGGTTAACTTTATTTGCGGGATTATCAACAGGGATAGGAAGTATTATTGGTTTATTTGCAAAACAAACAAACACTAAAATTTTATCTATTGCTCTAGGATTTTCCGCTGGAGTGATGATTTATGTATCAATGGTTGAAATCTTTGTTAAGGCTGATGATGCTTTAACTGCTGAACTAGGAGATAATGGTTCCTGGATTACAGTAGCTGCTTTCTTTGGTGGGATGTTACTGATTGCAATTATTGATAAATTTGTACCAAGCTCTGAGAACCCTCATGAAATACGTCGCGTAGAGGATTTAGAATCTGATCAACCAGAAGGAACGAAGACAATTGACAAAAGTAAATTAGCGAGAATGGGAATGCTAACAGCCTTAGCCATTGGTATTCATAACTTTCCCGAGGGACTAGCGACATTTACTTCTGCATTAAAAGACCCGTCTTTAGGGATTGCTATCGCTGTTGCAATCGCTATCCACAATATCCCTGAAGGACTAGCGGTCTCAGTACCTATTTATTATGCTACAGGAGATAGAATGAAGGCATTCTTTTATTCATTCTTGTCTGGTCTATCAGAACCAATAGGAGCGTTAATTGGATTCTTAATTTTAATGCCATTCTTTAACGATTTTATATACGGAATCTTGTTTGCTTCCGTTGCAGGAATAATGGTATTCATCTCACTAGATGAACTGCTGCCTACGGCAAGAGAGTATGGAGAACCTCATCTATCAATTTATGGTTTAGTCAGTGGGATGATGGTCATGGCAGTTAGTTTATTATTATTTATGTAA
- the namA gene encoding NADPH dehydrogenase NamA, with protein sequence MSKLFSKITVNDLEFNNRVVMAPMCTYSSDETGEVQPWHMVHYVTRAVGGVGLIILEATSVEKRGRISPNDLGIWNDSQVKGLKNLVEQCHSEGAKVAVQLGHAGRKYGADGEVAIAPSPIDFSERYETPSEMSKEDINTVIQAFKEAARRADIAGFDSIQLHGAHGYLINQFISPLANTRTDEYGGSLENRARFLLEVLEEVNQVWPKEKPIMLRVSAEEYKDHGNHPEDLVKIINLVKDKGLDIIDVSSGGVVMADINVYPGYQLKFSEIIRKGTGLKTIAGGLVTVSDLAESALQNEQADFIFLGRELLRNPYWALHAPYELNDEVEWPFQYKRSRVIRKG encoded by the coding sequence ATGTCGAAACTATTTTCAAAAATAACAGTGAACGATTTAGAATTTAATAATAGAGTTGTAATGGCACCAATGTGTACGTATAGTTCAGATGAAACAGGGGAGGTACAACCTTGGCACATGGTGCACTATGTAACACGAGCCGTAGGTGGAGTTGGATTAATCATTTTAGAAGCAACTTCGGTTGAAAAACGGGGACGTATCTCACCAAATGATCTTGGAATTTGGAATGATTCGCAAGTAAAAGGTCTCAAGAACTTAGTTGAACAGTGCCATAGCGAGGGGGCTAAGGTAGCAGTTCAATTAGGACACGCTGGAAGAAAATACGGTGCAGATGGTGAAGTAGCAATCGCGCCTAGTCCTATTGACTTTAGCGAACGATACGAGACTCCAAGTGAGATGAGTAAAGAGGATATTAATACAGTCATTCAAGCGTTCAAAGAGGCTGCAAGACGTGCTGATATTGCAGGATTCGATTCGATCCAGCTTCACGGAGCCCATGGCTATTTGATTAATCAATTTATTTCTCCGCTTGCTAATACAAGAACGGATGAATATGGTGGAAGTCTAGAGAATAGAGCGCGATTTTTACTTGAAGTCTTAGAAGAGGTTAATCAAGTATGGCCAAAAGAAAAGCCGATCATGTTACGAGTATCGGCAGAAGAGTATAAAGATCATGGAAACCATCCAGAAGATTTAGTTAAGATCATCAACTTAGTAAAGGACAAAGGACTAGACATTATTGATGTTAGTTCAGGTGGTGTTGTAATGGCTGATATTAATGTCTACCCAGGTTACCAACTTAAATTCTCTGAGATCATTAGAAAAGGAACAGGATTAAAGACAATAGCGGGAGGCTTAGTGACTGTTTCCGACCTCGCAGAATCAGCCTTACAAAATGAACAGGCAGATTTTATATTCTTAGGTCGAGAGCTACTTAGAAATCCATATTGGGCACTTCATGCTCCCTATGAACTAAATGATGAAGTTGAATGGCCGTTTCAGTATAAACGTAGTCGAGTGATTCGAAAAGGATAG
- a CDS encoding Ger(x)C family spore germination protein: protein MRGLKIICIILISIVLTGCWDGDELEDQSYVVAMGIDKGLEEDNLVITLQIANPQVGSSDTAKAEKEPAQEIITFLVPDMVVIRDLANISVSRRITYDQMRTMIVSEELMKEGMFFNLLDSITRDPEFQRDVKLIISKEKANEFINNQKHLLETRPHKHYAFMAERWKDTGLSPETEIGHLLQRTEEDAGLYLAAYATVVKEEEKGKQDGEQTQSTQGGQESETQKSGESEDQLKLKEGQKYGKEDDYIAGEVIKKGGNPTQMIGSAVIKEGVMIGTLTGEETRLALLMRPKSEVSNWKAVYKDPLHEKKHISARLLKAGKTDIKVNIKDGKLTIDCKVKADLKILLIRSFENYISDIKLQKKLEQSIEKQLEIKAMDLVEKTQQDLNGDIFQWHLPGRKEFLTVNEYKDFNWMEQYPNAIVNVEFDISITNFGKQLDPIDADEIRE, encoded by the coding sequence ATGAGAGGACTTAAAATAATTTGTATTATATTAATTTCAATCGTTTTAACTGGCTGTTGGGATGGAGATGAGTTAGAGGATCAGTCCTATGTAGTGGCGATGGGAATAGACAAAGGATTAGAAGAGGATAATTTAGTCATTACATTGCAGATCGCAAACCCACAAGTTGGTTCCTCAGATACAGCAAAAGCAGAAAAAGAACCAGCACAGGAAATTATTACGTTTCTTGTTCCTGATATGGTTGTTATTCGAGACCTTGCGAATATCTCTGTTAGTAGACGTATAACGTATGATCAAATGCGAACAATGATCGTGAGTGAAGAGCTAATGAAGGAGGGTATGTTCTTTAATTTACTAGATTCGATTACCAGAGATCCCGAATTTCAGCGAGATGTAAAATTAATTATCTCAAAAGAAAAGGCAAATGAATTTATTAATAACCAAAAGCATTTACTTGAAACAAGGCCTCATAAGCATTATGCTTTTATGGCAGAACGATGGAAAGATACTGGTTTATCTCCAGAAACTGAGATTGGTCATCTTTTACAACGAACTGAAGAAGATGCAGGGTTGTATTTAGCGGCTTACGCAACTGTGGTTAAAGAGGAAGAGAAGGGGAAGCAAGATGGAGAACAGACACAGTCTACTCAAGGTGGACAAGAATCAGAGACCCAGAAATCTGGTGAGAGTGAAGATCAATTAAAACTAAAAGAAGGTCAGAAGTATGGTAAAGAAGATGACTATATTGCGGGTGAAGTCATCAAAAAGGGGGGGAATCCAACTCAGATGATTGGTTCTGCCGTTATTAAAGAAGGAGTCATGATTGGCACTTTAACAGGTGAAGAAACACGATTAGCATTGTTAATGCGTCCCAAATCAGAAGTATCTAATTGGAAAGCAGTCTATAAAGATCCACTTCACGAAAAAAAGCATATTAGTGCTCGATTACTTAAAGCTGGTAAGACAGATATTAAGGTAAATATTAAAGACGGAAAATTAACAATTGATTGTAAAGTAAAGGCAGATCTTAAAATATTATTGATTAGAAGTTTTGAGAATTACATATCTGATATTAAACTTCAAAAGAAATTAGAACAGTCTATTGAAAAACAACTAGAAATAAAAGCTATGGATCTTGTAGAAAAAACACAACAAGATTTAAATGGAGATATTTTTCAATGGCATTTACCTGGTAGGAAAGAGTTTTTAACAGTTAATGAATACAAGGATTTTAATTGGATGGAACAATATCCGAATGCAATAGTGAATGTGGAGTTTGACATCAGTATCACTAACTTTGGTAAACAATTAGATCCAATAGACGCAGATGAAATAAGGGAATGA
- a CDS encoding SIMPL domain-containing protein, translating to MGKRILKVKGKGKARAIPDQVVITFDIEVRGYDYDQVMTELNQKTNRLKNDIEEANFNREDVKTTDFTIRTNYKYVDGQRIFDGFIANHKLKLTFDLEKEKLNTLVRVLSVSESEAQFNINFEVKDKETFKNRVLEDAVQDAKRNATVIAESAGIKLEKILTINYDLADVVFRSELILEDTALQSTAAPIDIEPEEVITTDTITIEWEIES from the coding sequence ATGGGGAAGCGTATTTTAAAGGTAAAAGGTAAAGGTAAAGCGAGGGCAATCCCTGATCAAGTTGTCATAACGTTTGATATCGAGGTAAGAGGTTATGATTACGATCAGGTAATGACTGAATTAAATCAAAAGACGAATCGTTTAAAAAATGATATTGAAGAGGCAAATTTTAACCGTGAAGATGTAAAGACGACTGATTTTACAATTAGAACCAATTACAAATATGTAGATGGACAACGGATATTCGATGGGTTTATTGCAAATCACAAGTTAAAGTTAACCTTTGACTTAGAGAAAGAGAAATTAAATACACTCGTTCGCGTACTATCAGTTAGTGAATCGGAGGCTCAGTTTAATATCAACTTTGAGGTAAAAGACAAAGAAACATTTAAAAACAGGGTGCTAGAAGATGCTGTTCAGGATGCTAAACGGAATGCAACCGTAATAGCGGAAAGCGCAGGAATCAAGTTAGAAAAAATCCTAACTATTAACTACGATTTGGCAGACGTTGTATTTCGCTCTGAATTAATATTAGAGGATACGGCTTTGCAATCAACTGCTGCGCCAATTGATATCGAACCAGAAGAAGTAATTACTACGGATACAATTACGATTGAGTGGGAAATTGAAAGTTAA
- a CDS encoding IS1182 family transposase gives MIKENKLVLSPFIEIYDYVVKENHLLKKINKICDFDFIYDELVDKYCLDNGRKGENPIYFFKLLLLKKIYKLSDEKLVERAFSDMAFKYFLGIAPEDKIVYSSALTKFRRLRLQDNTLLDTLINKSMSIAIEQGVITSKRLIMDATHTKSRYNQITPYQALVNESKELRKSVYEVNESAKSSFPRKTNDGILEHQIQYCKDLIAVIKESEKLMFYPDIQDKLSYLEEVVDDNIDQLKLSTDEDAKVGHKTYDTSFYGYKTHIAINDERIVTAAVVTSGEKHDGKYLEELVKKSIDNGMEVEEILGDSAYSIKDNIEYTNENKIKLISKLSKTVTHGNKRKVAGFEFNKDADMYTCPERHLSIEKIESRPKKKVDGQGNVISYFFDINKCKVCPNKEGCYKEGAKTKSYLVSVKTNTHKEYMGFQETEEFKDKAKDRYKIEAKNAELKSGHGYDVASSSGLFGMQLDAATTIFAVNLKRIIKLIEQKK, from the coding sequence ATGATTAAAGAAAATAAATTGGTACTTAGTCCATTTATAGAAATTTATGATTATGTTGTAAAAGAAAATCATTTATTAAAAAAGATAAATAAAATATGCGATTTTGATTTTATATATGACGAATTAGTAGATAAATATTGCTTAGATAATGGGCGTAAAGGAGAAAACCCAATTTATTTCTTTAAATTATTATTACTAAAGAAAATATACAAATTAAGTGATGAGAAATTAGTTGAAAGAGCGTTTTCTGATATGGCATTCAAATATTTTCTTGGCATTGCACCAGAGGATAAAATCGTATACTCTAGTGCCCTTACTAAATTTAGAAGATTAAGATTACAAGATAATACTTTACTTGATACATTAATAAACAAGTCAATGTCTATTGCCATTGAACAAGGGGTAATTACTTCAAAGAGATTAATAATGGATGCTACACACACTAAATCAAGATATAATCAAATAACACCTTATCAAGCTCTAGTCAATGAATCAAAAGAATTAAGAAAATCAGTATATGAAGTGAATGAATCTGCGAAAAGTTCTTTTCCTAGAAAGACTAATGATGGAATATTAGAACATCAAATTCAATATTGTAAAGATTTAATAGCTGTAATTAAAGAGAGTGAGAAACTTATGTTTTATCCTGATATACAAGATAAATTAAGCTATCTTGAAGAAGTAGTTGATGATAATATAGATCAATTAAAGTTATCCACAGATGAGGATGCTAAGGTAGGACACAAAACATATGATACTTCATTTTATGGATATAAGACACATATAGCTATAAATGATGAAAGAATAGTCACAGCTGCAGTTGTTACTAGTGGTGAGAAGCATGATGGTAAGTATTTAGAAGAGTTGGTTAAAAAAAGTATTGATAATGGTATGGAAGTTGAAGAGATTTTAGGTGATTCTGCCTACAGTATTAAAGATAATATTGAATACACAAATGAAAATAAAATAAAGTTAATCTCGAAATTAAGTAAAACTGTAACCCATGGTAATAAAAGAAAGGTTGCAGGGTTCGAATTTAATAAGGATGCAGATATGTACACATGTCCTGAAAGACACTTGTCAATAGAGAAAATTGAATCAAGACCAAAGAAGAAGGTTGATGGACAAGGAAATGTTATATCTTATTTTTTTGATATAAACAAATGTAAAGTATGCCCTAATAAAGAAGGATGTTACAAGGAAGGCGCAAAAACAAAATCCTATTTAGTTTCAGTCAAGACAAATACCCATAAAGAATATATGGGATTTCAGGAGACAGAAGAATTCAAAGATAAAGCTAAGGATCGATACAAAATAGAAGCAAAGAATGCGGAGTTAAAATCTGGACATGGTTATGATGTAGCCTCAAGTTCAGGTTTATTTGGTATGCAACTCGATGCAGCTACCACAATATTTGCGGTAAATCTGAAGAGAATAATCAAACTAATAGAACAAAAGAAGTAG